The following are from one region of the Biomphalaria glabrata chromosome 12, xgBioGlab47.1, whole genome shotgun sequence genome:
- the LOC106055984 gene encoding uncharacterized protein LOC106055984 has translation MTSCMSVVVLVLVPLLFGGSHSQIVEGPEIILQATYEEPLTAPPGCEDLPRPDFGPCANCDCVVDAGVAGWECSMVDCFDVPCVDKIPRPELCCADECPNGPNCAVNGVIISVDEVKLINGSKCYCVYEIATIPPRAVCDPITTTPKLTTRKITTTKSTTTRATTRKITTPKPTTTRATTKTTKKTTKKPIGKP, from the exons ATGACTAGCTGTATGTCTGTCGTAGTGCTGGTACTGGTGCCCCTTCTGTTTGGAGGGAGTCACTCGCAAATAGTAGAAGGTCCTGAAATCATTCTTCAG GCCACGTATGAGGAACCTTTAACAGCACCTCCAGGATGTGAG GACTTACCCAGACCTGACTTTGGACCATGCGCCAACTGTGACTGTGTGGTCGATGCAGGAGTCGCTGGCTGGGAATGTTCAATGGTGGATTGTTTCGACGTGCCCTGCGTAGACAAGATTCCCAGGCCAGAACTATGCTGCGCTGATGAGTGTCCCAATG GTCCAAACTGTGCAGTTAATGGTGTCATCATCTCTGTTGATGAAGTCAAACTTATCAACGGTTCCAAGTGTTATTGTGTCTATGAGATAGCGACCATACCTCCTCGAGCAGTCTGCGACCCTATAACGACAACGCCCAAACTGACAACTAGAAAAATAACCACTACTAAATCAACCACTACTAGAGCTACTACAAGGAAAATCACTACTCCTAAACCTACCACTACTAGAGCTACTACAAAGACAACAAAGAAGACCACTAAAAAACCCATCGGGAAACCTTAA
- the LOC129922075 gene encoding uncharacterized protein LOC129922075 isoform X2, which produces MPTKGYMFGKKKRYCKPRGRHASKTNAQLQSSVLDTAGSEAATTQPASAAERKISLTAVTNADNTNKRLPEDFIYVMMNSMQLTTMVSLLCCPHCFDNKLTMCITQSKGMAHLIKIKCLNCETYLWSDWTSKKSNDVHLDINVRAVAALKESGISHSKFDRFCGLMSMPCMHRNTYNNLANIVNTAIIEAGEECMIRASAVVHGRNISQPLTTDERISSTGCPVITVSFDGTWHKRGHSSHSGIGTVILILDSSSTPKSYQIIAMFVIQTLQN; this is translated from the exons atgccaacaaaaggttatatgtttggaaagaaaaaacgttactgtaagcccagaggacgacatgcttcaaagacaaatgcacaattacaaag ctCTGTTTTGGATACAGCTGGATCTGAAGCAGCAACAACACAGCCTGCAAGTGCAGCTGAGCGAAAAATATCCCTAACTGCAGTTACTAACGCTGATAACACCAATAAGAggctgcctgaagatttcatatacgtcatgatgaattcaatgcaattgaccacaatggtctccttgttgtgctgtccacattgcTTTGACAACAAATTAACTATGTGCATCACACAATCAAAAGGCATggctcatttgattaaaatcaaatgccTAAATTGTGAAACATATTTGTGGTCCGACTGgacctcaaaaaaaagtaatgatgttcatctggatattaatgtccgcgctgtcgctgcattaaaagaatctggaatctcgcattctaaatttgataggttttgtggacTTATGAGTATGCCCTGCATGCACAGAAATACTTATAACAATCTAGCTAACATAGTCAATACCGCTATAATTGAAGCTGGTGAAGAATGTATGATTAGGGCATCTGCTGTTGTGcatggaagaaacatttcacaacctCTAACTACAGATGAAAGAATAAGTTCAACAGGCTGTcctgttattacagtttctttcgatgggacttggcataaaaggggccactcatctcattcaggaattggcacagttattttgatactggactcgtcatcgacaccgaagtcctatcaaattattgccatgtttgtgattcaaactctgcagaactaa
- the LOC129922075 gene encoding uncharacterized protein LOC129922075 isoform X1 — protein sequence MCQKNFSGSANAMEAAAASKIFSRSVASRKLVYGTMLCDGDSKSHSSAITNSGYDVEILKEDCINHISKRMFNALNNLKMSNKKELNYRLTKPKIEKITNYYSKALRQNAPDIQKMKLAVMGSFFHMMSSDLDHNHRLCPDGATSWCHFKRSEALKQPYKKHNQTITSEIGKLLFPIMKRLTDTDLLKRCSRMGTQNANESFHSLIWQRCPKTEFATLKTVRAATYLAVLAFNNGPVGIRSVFDILGIPWTLKNISSSEKKQNVKLQLVRKRKSIALVSRRKNLKKRRIEHEHRAEVLEGPTYQSGHFNE from the coding sequence atgtgtcaaaaaaacttcagtggCTCAGCAAATGCAATGGAGGCCGCAGCAGCATCCAAAATCTTTTCGCGCTCTGTGGCATCCAGAAAACTTGTTTATGGCACGATGCTGTGTGATGGCGATAGTAAATCGCATTCATCTGCCATTACCAACTCAGGAtatgatgtagaaatcttaaaagaggactgcattaaccacatctcaaaaagaatgtttaatgctttgaacaatttaaaaatgtctaacaaaaaagaactaaattataggcttacaaagccaaaaattgaaaaaattacaaattactaTTCCAAAGCTCTGCGCCAAAATGCTCCCGACAttcaaaaaatgaagctggctgttatgggctcattttttcatatgatgAGCTCAGACCTAGATCATAACCACAGGTTGTGTCCTGATGGCGCTACATCTTGGTGTCACTTTAAGAGATCAGAGGCACTAAAACAGCCATATAAAAAACACAACCAGACCATCACATCAGAAATAGGTAAACTGTTATTTCCTATAATGAAAAGACTAACAGACACAGATCTGTTAAAAAGATGTTCTAGAATGGGAACACAAAACGCCAATGAATCTTTTCATTCCCTCATTTGGCAAAGATGCCCCAAAACAGAATTCGCAACATTAAAAACGGTAAGGGCTGCGACATACCTTGCTGTTTTAGCCTTCAATAATGGACCTGTTGGCATCAGATCAGTTTTTGACATATTAGGCATTCCCTGGACACTAAAGAACATTTCTTCTAGtgagaaaaagcaaaatgtcaaactacagcttgttagaaaaagaaaatcaatcgcattagtgtccaggagaaaaaacttgaaaaaacgaagaattgagcatgagcaccgggcagaggttctagaaggtccaacctatcaatcaggccattttaatgaatag